The following coding sequences are from one Pseudonocardia sp. EC080619-01 window:
- a CDS encoding succinate dehydrogenase cytochrome b subunit — protein sequence MSEKSRAGGAAKTAAKPRRPRTPSAFLKLVMAVSGVFLLLYVVLHMIGNLKIFFGPESIDHYAAWLRTILEPALPYGGMLWIVRVVLLVSVIAHIWSATVLALRAKRARPIKYAGGSYKVKGSYAARTMRWGGVIIVLFVIYHLLDLTAGTLNPNGVHLQAYDNLAADFTLHRWYVTLFYVLSVVALGFHVQHGIFSGIQTLGWSSNSRERTIKTVATVFAVVLTLGFVSVPLAVTFGVV from the coding sequence CGTCCGCGCACGCCGAGCGCGTTCCTGAAACTCGTGATGGCGGTGAGCGGCGTCTTCCTGCTGCTCTACGTCGTCCTGCACATGATCGGCAACCTGAAGATCTTCTTCGGGCCGGAGTCGATCGATCACTACGCGGCCTGGCTGCGCACGATCCTCGAGCCCGCGCTGCCCTACGGCGGCATGCTCTGGATCGTCCGCGTGGTCCTGCTGGTGTCGGTGATCGCGCACATCTGGTCGGCCACCGTGCTGGCCCTGCGCGCGAAGCGGGCCCGCCCGATCAAGTACGCGGGTGGTTCCTACAAGGTCAAGGGCAGCTACGCGGCCCGCACCATGCGCTGGGGCGGGGTCATCATCGTGCTGTTCGTGATCTACCACCTGCTCGACCTCACGGCGGGCACGCTCAACCCGAACGGCGTGCACCTGCAGGCGTACGACAACCTCGCGGCCGACTTCACCCTCCACCGCTGGTACGTGACGCTGTTCTACGTGCTGTCCGTCGTCGCGCTGGGCTTCCACGTCCAGCACGGCATCTTCTCCGGCATCCAGACCCTCGGGTGGTCCAGCAACAGCCGTGAGCGCACCATCAAGACGGTGGCCACGGTGTTCGCCGTCGTGCTCACCCTGGGGTTCGTCTCGGTGCCCCTCGCCGTCACGTTCGGAGTGGTCTGA